Below is a window of Nocardia asteroides DNA.
CCTGACCTGGACCCTTCGGCGGTCACCGCGCCCGATCCCGTCGGCGCACCGTCCGACATCCTCAGCAACCCCCGCGCCGCGGGCGCCGACCTGGCGGCCATGCGCGTGGACTACGGCGACCAGCTCTCCGCGATCGCCGCCGAACCCGATCTCGACGAGACCTGGGTGGCCGGCGGCTGGGAACCCCTGCTGCGCAGCTGGATCGAGCAGGCGCGCGGTCTGGGCGTCGCCGAACCCAACGCGATGGTGCTGGCCACCGTCTCGCTCACCGGCCCGGCCCCGCGCCCGGTGGCGCGCACCGTGCTGTGCAAGGGACTGGCACCCGAGGGCATCACCTTCTACACCAACTACGACTCCGCCAAGGGCAACCAGCTCGCCGCCGACCCGTACGCCGCGGCCACCTTCCTGTGGCCGGCGCTAGGCAGGCAGGTGCACGTGCGCGGGCGGACCGAGCGGGTGCCCGCCGAGGTCACCGAGGCCTACTGGCGGGCCCGCCCGCGCGACTCCCAGCTGGGTGCGTGGGCCTCGCAGCAGTCGCGCCCCGCCGCCGCGCGCGCCGAGCTGGACCGGGCGCTGGCCGAGACCACGGCCCGCTTCGCCGAGGTCGACGCGATCCCGGTGCCGCCGCACTGGGGTGGCTATCTGCTGCGGCCCGACGAGGTGGAGTTCTGGCAGGGCAGGCGCGGCAGGCTGCACAACCGGATCGTCGTGCGGATCGGCGACGCAGGCACAACCGTGGAACGTTTGCAGCCCTAACTAGTGGTGGGCTATGTCACCGAGCGCATCCATTCTCGGAACGCGCGGCGGTGGCTACCCTGCGGCGAGTGAAGTTGCTCGCCGACACCGAACCCCTGCGTCATCCCGACTACCGCAGGTTGTGGACCACCAACATCGTCACGGTCATCGGCGCGCAGCTCTCGGTAGTCGCGGTTCCGCAGCAGATCTTCCAGATCACCGGCAGTTCCGGGTACGTCGGCCTGGCCGGGTTGTTCGGTCTGGTCCCGCTGGTGGTGTTCGGGCTGTGGGGTGGAGCGCTGGCCGACGTGATGGACCGGCGCACGCTGCTCGTCATCACCACCGCGGGCACGGGCGTCACGGCGCTGGCCTTCTGGGCGCAGGCCGCGCTTGGCATGACCAATGTGTGGCTGGTGCTGGGGTTGTTCGCCGCCCAGCAGGCGTTCTTCGCGGTCAACCAGCCCACCCGCAGCGCCGCCATCGCCCGGTTGCTGCCGCCGGAGCAGATCGCCGCGGCCAGCTCGCTGAGCATGACCGTGCAGAACGTGGGCATGATCGCTGGGCCCGTGCTGGCCGGTCTGCTGATCCCGGTGCTCGGTCTGCCCACGCTGTACCTGATCGACGCGATCGCGCTGCTGGCGACGCTGTGGGCGGTGTGGAAGCTGCCGTCCTTCCCGCCCACCGGCGACCAGCGCCGGGCGGGTCTGCGCGCGGTCTTCGACGGCTTCCGCTACCTCACCGGGCAGCGCATCCTGCTCGCCTCGTTCGTCGTCGACATCATCGCCATGGTGTTCGGCATGCCCCGCGCGCTGTTCCCGCAGATCGCGCACGAGACCTTCCACGACCCGGCCGAGGGCGGGGTGGCGCTGGGCCTGCTCTTCGCCGCGATCTCGGCGGGCGCGGTGCTGGGCGGGGTGTTCTCCGGCTGGGTGCCGCGTATCCGCAGGCAGGGGCTGGCGGTGATCTGGTGCATCGTGATCTGGGGCGTGGCGATGATCGGCTTCGGACTGGCCGTCGGCATGGCCGGGCACCTGTTCGGGCTCGGCGTCTGGCTGGGCATCGCGGTGGCGTTCCTGGCGCTGGGCGGCGCGGTCGACATGATCTCGGCGGCCCTGCGCACGGCGATGCTGCTCAACGTCTCCACCGACGAGATGCGCGGCCGGTTGCAGGGCGTGTTCATCGTGGTTGTCGCAGGTGGGCCGCGGATCGGTGATGTTGCCCACGGTTTCGCCGCGGCCAGCCTGGGTACCGCTGTAGCTGCCGCGGGTGGCGGTGTCCTGGTGGTGATCGGCGTGGTCGTCGCCGCGCTCGCCTTCCCCGCCTTCGTGCGCTACCGGGTTGCCAGGGCGCACACCGATTCCATGGTCAATTGAGTTGTGGCAGAAGGGATTACATGAATTTTGCCGATTCGCGCGGAAGGGACGCCGTGGCCACGCGCGGCAGCCGCTCGCGACGACGGCAAACAGGGGATCGGCGCAGGTCGGCGGCTACGCGCCGACCTCACCGCCGATCGGCCCCGGTGTGAGAACGGCGCAGGACAACCCTGATTGCTCGTCTCGACCGAGCAACAGCTAGCGTTAGCGCAAGCGCACCGCGTGCCGACCGCATCGGTGCCTACGGTTCTAGCCTGAGAGGGATCCTTCCGTGCCCGCTGAGAACATCACCAACGTCGCCGAAGACGCCAAGTCGGTACTGCAGTACCCGGGTGGCGAGTTCCCTATTTCGGTCACCAAGGCCGCTGAGGGCAACGACGGACTCGACTTGGGCAAGCTGCTGGCCAGCACCGGCTACGTCACCTACGACCCCGGTTTCATGAACACCGCGTCGACCAAGTCGGCCATCACCTACATCGACGGTGAAGCGGGCATCCTGCGCTACCGCGGCTACCCGATCGACCAGCTGGCGGGCCGCTCGACCTTCATCGAGGTCAGCTACCTGCTCATCTACGGCGAGCTGCCGACCCAGGCCCAGCTCGACGACTTCACCGATCGCATCCGCCGCCACACCCTGCTGCACGAGGACCTGAAGCGGTTCTTCGACGGCTTCCCGCGCAACGCGCACCCGATGCCGGTGCTGTCGTCCGCGGTGAACGCGCTGTCGGCGTACTACCAGGACTCGCTGGACCCGCGCGACCCCGAGCAGGTCGAGCTGTCCACCATCCGCCTGCTGGCCAAGCTGCCCACCATCGCGGCCTACTCGTACAAGAAGTCGGTCGGCCAGCCGTTCCTCTACCCGGACAACTCGCTGTCGCTGGTGGAGAACTTCCTGCGGATGACCTTCGGCTTCCCGGCCGAGCCCTACGAGGTCGACCCGGAGATCGCGGCCGCGCTCGACATGCTGCTGATCCTGCACGCCGACCACGAGCAGAACTGCTCCACCTCGACCGTGCGCCTCGTCGGCTCCTCCGACGCCAACCTGTTCACCTCGGTGTCCGGCGGCATCAACGCGCTGTGGGGCCCGCTGCACGGTGGCGCCAACCAGGCCGTGCTCGAGATGCTCGACGAGATCAAGGCCAACGGCGGCGACGTCAAGGAATTCATCCGCAAGGTCAAGAACAAGGAAGACGGCGTGAAGCTCATGGGCTTCGGGCACCGCGTCTACCGCAACTACGACCCGCGCGCCACCCTGGTCAAGCAGGCCGCCGACAAGATCCTGTCGAAGATCGGCGGCGACGACCAGCTGCTCGACATCGCCAAGCAGCTCGAAGAGGCCGCCCTCACCGACGACTACTTCGTCTCGCGTCGCCTGTACCCGAACGTCGACTTCTACACCGGCGTCATCTACCGGGCCATGGGCTTCCCGACCCGCATGTTCACCGTGCTCTTCGCCATGGGCCGCCTGCCCGGCTGGATCGCCCACTGGCGTGAGATGCACTCCGAGCCGCTCAAGATCGGCCGTCCGCGCCAGATCTACACCGGCTACGGTGAGCGTGACTACCTCGACATCGGCACCCGCTGATCTCGACCACTGTCTGGCGACAACTCAACTATCGAAGGGGATAGCCGAATGACCAAGCCGGAGATCGAATTCCAGGAGGGCCCCGCGCCCACCGAGCTCGTGATCAAGGACCTCGTCGAGGGCGAAGGCAAGGAAGCGGTGCCGGGTGGCACCGTCGAGGTGCACTACGTCGGCGTCGAGTTCGACAGCGGCGAGCAGTTCGACTCCTCGTGGGACCGTGGCGAGTCCATCACCTTCCCGCTGCGCGGCCTGATCCAGGGCTGGCAGGAAGGTATCCCCGGCATGAAGGTCGGCGGCCGCCGCCAGCTGACCATCCCGCCGGAGCTCGCCTACGGCCCCGAAGGTGCGGGCCACCACCTCTCCGGCAAGACCCTGGTCTTCGTCATCGACCTCCTCGAGGCGAACTGACCCCCTGATCGACCACTGTGGCCGGGCTCCCCATGGGAACCCGGCCACAGTTGTCTTCGGTGGGCGACTACTCGCGGATGATCTCGACGGGGTCGGTGAGGGCGAGGGCGAGGGCGGTGGTCTGGGACTGGCCGCGGGCGGGGAGGGCTTCGAGGGCCTTGCCGGTTTGGGTGTTGAGGTTGCCGATGATGGTCTGGAGGGCGGTGACGCCCGTGGTCATCTGGCTGATCGCCGAGGTGATCTGGGTGCCGCCCTGTTCGGCGAGGGCGGGCAGGCCCTTGGCGAGTTCGGCGCCCTGGCTCAGCTGGACGCGGGCGCTGTCGAGGCGGGCGACGACGGTGCGCAGCAGGGTGCCCAGGTCGGTGTTCGGGTCGACGGCGGCGCCGGTGAGGTCGGCCAGGCCGGTCAGCTGGGTGCCCGCCTGACCCGAGATGCCGCGCAGCGCTTCGAGTTTGGTGATGATGTCGGCCAGCTGCGGGTCACCGGCGAAGGGCAGGGCGCGCAGCAGCGGCAGGATCTGGTCGAGGCCGGTGGACAGGGCGGTCGCGCTGCGCTCCACTCCGGCGATGGTGAGCCCGGTCGCGCCGAGCGCGTCGGCGAGCTGACCGGCCTGGGTGGTCGCGCCGTCGACGGTCCGGTTCAGCAGGTCGATGGCCGAGGTGAGTTCGCCCGCACCCTGTTTCGCGAAGTCGAGGAAGCCCAGCATCTCCTGCGCCCCACCGCTGAACTGATCGGCGCTGCCCGCCGCCGCGTCGACGCCCGCGCTCAGCAGCTGCGCGGTGAACTGCACCGACGTCATCTGATTGCGGGCCTGGGAGACCGCGGTGAGCGCGGCGTCCACCCCGGAGGCGCCGATCCGATGCGTCACGGCGGCCACCGCGCCGTTCACCGTGCCCTCGTCCGCGCCGTCGTGCGCGGTGACGGTGATCTTGGCGCGCTGCGGATTCGGCGTAGCGAGGGTCGCCATCGAGGACGTGA
It encodes the following:
- the pdxH gene encoding pyridoxamine 5'-phosphate oxidase, with the translated sequence MRVDYGDQLSAIAAEPDLDETWVAGGWEPLLRSWIEQARGLGVAEPNAMVLATVSLTGPAPRPVARTVLCKGLAPEGITFYTNYDSAKGNQLAADPYAAATFLWPALGRQVHVRGRTERVPAEVTEAYWRARPRDSQLGAWASQQSRPAAARAELDRALAETTARFAEVDAIPVPPHWGGYLLRPDEVEFWQGRRGRLHNRIVVRIGDAGTTVERLQP
- a CDS encoding MFS transporter, which codes for MKLLADTEPLRHPDYRRLWTTNIVTVIGAQLSVVAVPQQIFQITGSSGYVGLAGLFGLVPLVVFGLWGGALADVMDRRTLLVITTAGTGVTALAFWAQAALGMTNVWLVLGLFAAQQAFFAVNQPTRSAAIARLLPPEQIAAASSLSMTVQNVGMIAGPVLAGLLIPVLGLPTLYLIDAIALLATLWAVWKLPSFPPTGDQRRAGLRAVFDGFRYLTGQRILLASFVVDIIAMVFGMPRALFPQIAHETFHDPAEGGVALGLLFAAISAGAVLGGVFSGWVPRIRRQGLAVIWCIVIWGVAMIGFGLAVGMAGHLFGLGVWLGIAVAFLALGGAVDMISAALRTAMLLNVSTDEMRGRLQGVFIVVVAGGPRIGDVAHGFAAASLGTAVAAAGGGVLVVIGVVVAALAFPAFVRYRVARAHTDSMVN
- a CDS encoding citrate synthase, which produces MPAENITNVAEDAKSVLQYPGGEFPISVTKAAEGNDGLDLGKLLASTGYVTYDPGFMNTASTKSAITYIDGEAGILRYRGYPIDQLAGRSTFIEVSYLLIYGELPTQAQLDDFTDRIRRHTLLHEDLKRFFDGFPRNAHPMPVLSSAVNALSAYYQDSLDPRDPEQVELSTIRLLAKLPTIAAYSYKKSVGQPFLYPDNSLSLVENFLRMTFGFPAEPYEVDPEIAAALDMLLILHADHEQNCSTSTVRLVGSSDANLFTSVSGGINALWGPLHGGANQAVLEMLDEIKANGGDVKEFIRKVKNKEDGVKLMGFGHRVYRNYDPRATLVKQAADKILSKIGGDDQLLDIAKQLEEAALTDDYFVSRRLYPNVDFYTGVIYRAMGFPTRMFTVLFAMGRLPGWIAHWREMHSEPLKIGRPRQIYTGYGERDYLDIGTR
- a CDS encoding FKBP-type peptidyl-prolyl cis-trans isomerase gives rise to the protein MTKPEIEFQEGPAPTELVIKDLVEGEGKEAVPGGTVEVHYVGVEFDSGEQFDSSWDRGESITFPLRGLIQGWQEGIPGMKVGGRRQLTIPPELAYGPEGAGHHLSGKTLVFVIDLLEAN
- a CDS encoding YhgE/Pip domain-containing protein, with the translated sequence MIGKRARMVCLVAAVALTGGGIAACAGGDRAPTGFALVDGDTGPTGARVAKAVQDAGGYEWTLAKPGEVDPADYAAVITLPADLTSSMATLATPNPQRAKITVTAHDGADEGTVNGAVAAVTHRIGASGVDAALTAVSQARNQMTSVQFTAQLLSAGVDAAAGSADQFSGGAQEMLGFLDFAKQGAGELTSAIDLLNRTVDGATTQAGQLADALGATGLTIAGVERSATALSTGLDQILPLLRALPFAGDPQLADIITKLEALRGISGQAGTQLTGLADLTGAAVDPNTDLGTLLRTVVARLDSARVQLSQGAELAKGLPALAEQGGTQITSAISQMTTGVTALQTIIGNLNTQTGKALEALPARGQSQTTALALALTDPVEIIRE